The proteins below come from a single Spiroplasma endosymbiont of Atherix ibis genomic window:
- a CDS encoding DDE-type integrase/transposase/recombinase yields the protein MRENKIIARFAKNQLKKANKRKLQNSNVEYQDLVQRKYSAVKEKYKILYTDITYLIWKGKKAYKSTIIDRFIKEVISSDISYRMSAKFVIATLKRAINVIKKIKDPSGIIIHSDHGVQYTSKTWKTVCDSNNLIISMGAKKTCADNIVIESYHSLFKKGTIHNNKYELLEHYITDVIEWDKWYNSRKSQNSFLNIEWKNKDVFYGTITI from the coding sequence ATGCGAGAAAATAAAATTATAGCTAGATTTGCTAAAAATCAATTAAAAAAAGCAAATAAAAGAAAACTACAAAATTCAAATGTAGAATATCAAGATCTTGTTCAAAGAAAATATAGTGCTGTCAAAGAAAAATACAAAATTTTATATACAGATATTACTTATTTAATTTGAAAAGGAAAGAAAGCTTATAAATCAACAATAATTGATAGATTCATAAAAGAAGTTATTTCATCAGATATTTCTTATAGAATGTCTGCAAAATTTGTAATTGCTACTTTAAAAAGAGCAATTAATGTTATTAAAAAAATAAAAGATCCGAGTGGAATAATTATTCACTCAGATCATGGAGTTCAATACACAAGCAAAACGTGAAAAACTGTTTGTGATTCGAACAATTTAATTATATCAATGGGAGCGAAAAAAACATGTGCAGATAATATTGTTATTGAAAGTTATCATTCATTATTTAAAAAAGGAACAATTCATAATAATAAATATGAATTACTTGAACATTATATAACTGATGTTATTGAATGAGATAAATGATATAACTCCAGAAAATCTCAAAATAGTTTTTTAAATATAGAATGAAAAAATAAAGATGTCTTTTATGGCACAATAACTATATAA
- a CDS encoding lipoprotein — protein sequence MKKLLSVLATVGVVASSTISVIACGAKSEKKPE from the coding sequence ATGAAAAAGTTATTAAGTGTATTGGCAACAGTAGGGGTTGTTGCTTCATCAACTATTAGTGTGATTGCGTGTGGTGCAAAATCTGAGAAGAAACCAGAATAA
- a CDS encoding lipoprotein yields the protein MKKLLSLISTIILEITTSNVVISCKITENN from the coding sequence ATGAAAAAACTTTTAAGTTTAATATCTACAATAATATTAGAAATTACAACTTCAAATGTTGTAATTTCTTGTAAAATTACTGAAAATAATTAA
- a CDS encoding sulfite exporter TauE/SafE family protein, with translation MKKLISKEEYLKIKSKLKEIVKKYNTKVNTILDYAYSLSLDAYNKGNELRDKINYTELKKEYKDEIEKIKTEAISDSEKKQKIKLVKNNYAIYKKSISSKVIKLIGIIMIPLFLFSALLLNYLYYFKKANNGKEFDLKDLDHMIAFITVIIGCILILGFLAFMSIFTIKRLFLDKQENLFVVSAIGGVGSFTDTIGVGSFAVTVALLNATDSVKNIKKLPGTLNIGLVIPNLFAGSLFVSAIEVELATLISLIGAAMLGAFVGAKLVNKVNKAFVAILVSFCLAIAGILMMLAQFKVIGNVENSKDLPSGLHGWKIYVGAISFFVIGGLQSFGIGLYAPALAVISLLGMNVVAAFPIMTCAAGFSMPTTAWTFHKNNDYCPKVSYGLMIGGVIGTLIAFCTVFVGIQGGAGIEMSTFTWYLKWFAIIVMFYASTMLMLKFIKLIKENDKEKPVEKTYKNFFEEQDSMKKIEDELKDISMIKDINLESIEKSLQSNQIKLHKWN, from the coding sequence ATGAAAAAATTAATTTCTAAAGAAGAATATTTAAAAATAAAAAGCAAATTAAAAGAAATAGTAAAAAAATATAATACTAAAGTTAATACAATTTTAGATTATGCTTATTCACTATCTCTTGATGCTTATAATAAAGGAAATGAATTAAGAGATAAAATTAATTATACAGAGTTAAAAAAAGAGTATAAAGATGAAATCGAAAAAATAAAAACTGAAGCAATATCAGATTCTGAAAAAAAACAAAAAATTAAATTAGTTAAAAATAATTATGCTATTTATAAAAAAAGTATATCTTCAAAAGTAATTAAATTAATAGGAATAATTATGATACCTTTATTTCTTTTTTCAGCTTTATTACTAAATTATTTATATTACTTTAAAAAAGCCAACAATGGTAAGGAATTTGATTTAAAAGACTTAGATCATATGATTGCTTTCATAACAGTAATAATTGGTTGTATTTTAATATTAGGTTTTCTTGCCTTTATGTCAATATTTACAATCAAAAGACTATTCTTAGATAAACAAGAAAATCTATTTGTAGTTTCAGCAATTGGTGGAGTTGGAAGTTTTACAGATACTATTGGTGTTGGAAGTTTTGCAGTAACAGTTGCACTTTTAAACGCTACTGATTCTGTTAAAAATATAAAAAAACTACCAGGTACTTTAAATATAGGATTGGTTATTCCAAATTTATTTGCAGGAAGTTTATTTGTAAGCGCAATTGAAGTTGAATTAGCTACTTTAATATCTCTAATTGGTGCAGCAATGCTTGGAGCGTTTGTAGGAGCCAAACTTGTTAATAAAGTAAATAAAGCTTTTGTTGCAATTCTTGTATCATTTTGTCTTGCAATAGCAGGGATATTAATGATGTTAGCTCAATTTAAAGTTATTGGAAATGTTGAAAATTCAAAAGATTTACCAAGTGGATTACATGGTTGAAAAATTTATGTAGGAGCTATTAGTTTCTTTGTAATTGGAGGACTTCAAAGTTTTGGTATTGGTCTTTATGCACCAGCTTTGGCAGTAATTTCTTTGTTAGGAATGAATGTTGTTGCTGCTTTTCCAATTATGACTTGTGCTGCAGGTTTCTCAATGCCAACAACTGCTTGAACTTTTCATAAAAATAATGATTATTGTCCAAAAGTAAGTTATGGATTAATGATAGGTGGAGTTATTGGTACACTTATAGCATTTTGTACAGTATTTGTTGGTATACAAGGTGGAGCAGGTATTGAAATGTCAACATTTACTTGATATTTAAAATGATTTGCTATTATTGTTATGTTTTATGCTTCAACAATGTTAATGCTAAAATTTATAAAATTAATTAAAGAAAATGATAAAGAAAAACCAGTAGAAAAAACTTATAAGAATTTTTTTGAAGAACAAGATTCTATGAAAAAAATTGAAGATGAGTTAAAAGATATTTCTATGATTAAAGATATAAACTTAGAAAGTATTGAAAAATCTTTACAATCAAATCAAATAAAACTTCATAAATGAAACTAA
- a CDS encoding DDE-type integrase/transposase/recombinase, giving the protein MKFLEKVQQVFIWSRCQFGYRRIAKYLWILINTKASETKVKRIMKFGKLKSKYAIRAERRMKRRASIKNNPRFKSIDHVNRQFNKWTAENQCWYTDISVHAYKGKKFYQSTIIDAYSLNIIDYKLSMKEDTNLVISNLKDALKKTKNPNEVIIHSDNGLQYFSKLFIEKCKSTNLIISKGNAYTCADNVIIEIFHSHLKKGTIHNNNYESIEEYWKDVEEWNELYIQYKNLENSYRIY; this is encoded by the coding sequence ATGAAATTTCTTGAAAAAGTTCAACAAGTATTTATATGATCAAGATGCCAATTTGGTTATCGAAGAATAGCTAAATATTTATGAATATTAATAAATACAAAAGCATCAGAAACTAAAGTTAAAAGAATTATGAAATTTGGAAAATTAAAATCGAAATATGCAATAAGAGCAGAACGTAGAATGAAAAGAAGAGCAAGCATTAAAAATAATCCAAGATTTAAGTCAATTGACCATGTTAATCGTCAATTTAATAAATGGACTGCAGAAAATCAATGTTGATATACAGATATCAGTGTACATGCTTATAAAGGTAAAAAATTTTACCAATCTACAATTATAGATGCTTATTCTTTAAATATTATTGATTATAAATTAAGTATGAAAGAAGATACAAATTTAGTAATTTCTAATTTAAAAGATGCATTGAAAAAAACAAAAAATCCAAATGAAGTGATAATTCATTCGGATAACGGACTTCAATACTTTTCAAAACTCTTCATAGAAAAATGTAAAAGTACCAATTTAATTATATCAAAAGGAAACGCATATACATGTGCAGATAATGTAATAATTGAAATTTTTCATTCACATTTGAAGAAAGGTACTATACATAATAATAATTATGAGTCTATTGAAGAATATTGAAAAGATGTTGAAGAATGAAATGAATTATATATACAATATAAGAATCTAGAAAATAGCTACAGAATTTATTAA
- the ilvA gene encoding threonine ammonia-lyase: protein MEKYNLPKEKIEERYEKIKNHINITPMIYANKLSILSGNQVYVKLENLQKAGSFKIRGALSKMMSISKEELNKGVVAASAGNHSQGVAYASNLLNCPATIVMPETAPLAKINATKNYGVNVILHGNFFDDAQAKATEIVKETKKTLVHAFNDLDVIMGQGSLGIEILDQVKDVDYVLVPVGGGGILSGISAYIKQVNPKVKLIGVESENVPSYFQARKTGKPHTVASKLSIADGIAVKETGDITFNLFNKYVDDVVLVSEQEVAETILFLFENCKIVAEGAGAVTCAAILFNKLNITNKKVVCLLTGGNIDVTSFINIANRALIAQHRRVILKINAPISKDHLLKITSIFSKRYVQIHRISDSQNDNKLEINREIIKVVCDINTKEELKLIVNDLEEIGYEVMGKEFIKEIIK from the coding sequence ATGGAAAAATATAATTTACCAAAAGAGAAAATTGAAGAAAGATATGAAAAAATTAAAAATCACATAAATATAACCCCTATGATATATGCAAATAAATTAAGTATACTTAGCGGTAATCAAGTATATGTAAAATTAGAAAATTTACAAAAAGCAGGTTCTTTTAAAATAAGAGGAGCTTTATCAAAAATGATGTCTATAAGTAAAGAAGAATTAAATAAAGGAGTTGTTGCTGCAAGTGCAGGAAATCATTCACAAGGAGTTGCTTATGCATCAAACTTATTGAATTGTCCTGCAACAATTGTTATGCCAGAAACAGCACCACTTGCAAAAATTAATGCAACAAAAAATTATGGAGTAAATGTAATCTTACATGGTAACTTTTTTGATGATGCTCAAGCAAAAGCAACAGAGATTGTAAAAGAAACCAAAAAAACCTTAGTTCATGCCTTTAATGATTTAGATGTTATTATGGGGCAAGGATCATTAGGAATTGAAATTTTAGATCAAGTAAAAGATGTTGATTATGTTCTTGTTCCAGTTGGAGGAGGAGGAATTCTTTCTGGAATATCAGCATATATTAAACAAGTTAATCCAAAAGTTAAATTAATTGGAGTAGAATCTGAAAATGTACCTTCGTATTTTCAAGCAAGAAAAACAGGAAAACCTCATACTGTAGCAAGTAAGCTATCTATTGCTGATGGAATTGCAGTAAAAGAAACAGGAGATATCACTTTTAATTTATTCAATAAATATGTAGATGATGTTGTACTAGTTTCTGAGCAAGAAGTTGCTGAAACCATTTTATTTTTATTTGAAAATTGTAAAATTGTTGCTGAGGGTGCAGGAGCAGTTACATGTGCAGCTATATTATTTAATAAGTTAAATATTACAAATAAAAAAGTGGTTTGTTTATTAACTGGTGGAAATATTGATGTTACATCATTTATAAATATTGCAAATAGAGCTTTAATTGCTCAACACAGAAGAGTTATTTTAAAAATAAATGCACCGATTTCAAAAGATCATTTATTAAAAATCACAAGTATTTTTTCAAAAAGATATGTACAAATTCATAGAATAAGTGATTCACAAAATGATAATAAACTAGAAATTAATAGAGAAATTATAAAAGTTGTTTGTGACATTAATACAAAAGAGGAATTAAAATTAATAGTTAATGATTTAGAAGAAATTGGCTATGAAGTGATGGGAAAAGAATTTATTAAGGAGATAATTAAATAA
- a CDS encoding transposase yields MAKLGQKFNKYSKEFRLSIVEECLKENEKVRTIAIKFGINRNTIESWIRSYKFGKLNTKSGRQPGNEEDLLEFWKNKCELMEKVSCFCNEKIRKKIEVIKKWRKKYKINLLLEALKVKR; encoded by the coding sequence ATGGCAAAATTAGGACAAAAATTTAATAAATATAGTAAAGAGTTTAGATTATCTATTGTAGAAGAATGTTTAAAAGAAAATGAAAAAGTCAGAACAATAGCTATTAAATTTGGAATTAATAGAAATACTATTGAATCTTGAATAAGAAGTTATAAATTTGGAAAATTAAATACTAAATCTGGAAGACAACCAGGTAATGAAGAAGATTTACTTGAATTTTGAAAAAATAAGTGTGAACTTATGGAAAAAGTCTCTTGCTTCTGTAATGAAAAAATAAGAAAAAAAATTGAAGTCATTAAAAAATGAAGAAAAAAATATAAGATTAATTTATTACTTGAAGCACTTAAAGTCAAAAGATAA
- a CDS encoding M3 family metallopeptidase → MKFIWYYKSNEWFFLINDYFFKLSVVFYSYYQIIKDYLKLEKFYGTHCNLELGKNEKVNYLVEDAKNIIRNSLKVLGQEYITNLEYYWSDNKIDYFEDKNKSTGAFTVNIYSYDSLISMNFTSDIDSISTLAHEIGHAVHNLFSKQNQPKPLNSFSNMIAEVASTFNEHLLFDYLLKNEKNENRKLKLIQNRIEFIFNNFFSAVADAEFEFQCYEASENGEILTL, encoded by the coding sequence TTGAAATTTATATGATATTATAAATCTAACGAATGGTTTTTTTTAATTAATGATTACTTTTTTAAACTCAGTGTAGTTTTTTATAGTTATTATCAAATTATAAAAGATTATTTAAAATTAGAAAAATTTTATGGAACTCATTGTAATTTAGAACTTGGAAAGAACGAAAAAGTAAATTATTTAGTAGAAGATGCAAAAAACATAATCAGAAATTCATTAAAAGTTTTAGGACAAGAATATATTACTAATTTAGAATATTATTGATCAGATAATAAAATTGATTACTTTGAAGATAAAAATAAATCTACAGGAGCTTTTACTGTAAATATTTATAGTTATGATTCGCTTATATCAATGAATTTTACAAGTGATATAGATTCTATTTCAACACTTGCACACGAAATAGGTCATGCTGTTCATAATTTATTTTCAAAACAAAATCAACCTAAACCATTAAATAGTTTTTCAAATATGATTGCAGAAGTAGCTTCAACATTTAATGAGCATTTATTATTTGATTATTTATTAAAAAATGAGAAAAATGAAAATAGAAAATTAAAATTAATTCAAAATAGAATTGAATTTATTTTTAATAATTTCTTTTCTGCTGTTGCTGATGCAGAGTTTGAGTTTCAATGTTATGAAGCAAGTGAAAATGGAGAAATATTAACACTTTAA
- a CDS encoding RidA family protein, protein MKYIKTEKAPRAIGPYSQAVLLENRTLFISGQLGLDPKTMQLKENIHDQTVQSLKNIKSILSEAGYKKNNVAKVTILLKDINDFSVVNEIYSSFFEEHKPARSTFAVKELPKNGLVEIEAIAFK, encoded by the coding sequence ATGAAATACATAAAAACTGAAAAAGCTCCTAGAGCAATCGGACCTTATTCACAAGCTGTTCTTTTAGAAAACAGAACCTTGTTTATTTCAGGTCAGTTAGGACTAGATCCAAAAACTATGCAATTAAAAGAAAATATTCATGATCAAACTGTACAGTCACTTAAGAATATAAAAAGTATTTTAAGTGAAGCAGGATATAAAAAAAATAATGTAGCAAAAGTTACTATTTTATTAAAAGATATTAATGACTTTAGTGTTGTTAATGAAATATATAGTTCATTTTTTGAAGAACATAAACCAGCAAGGAGTACTTTTGCAGTTAAAGAACTTCCTAAAAATGGTTTAGTAGAAATAGAAGCAATTGCTTTTAAATAA